A genomic segment from Micromonospora echinaurantiaca encodes:
- a CDS encoding acyltransferase produces MVGADGIRRGLLVRTVFAVKRGWYRLRYPGLTLGQGVEIRGRIRLRRGVRVSIGDRTRLNKLVRFAGPGQVRVGVDCLLNATWIGTWSSVTIGDRCLLSNCELLDSDFHNLPPHLRHDPPTAATRAPIVVEENVWIGAHALVLKGVRIGRDAVVGAATVVRTDVPPRVVVVGNPQQMVKKFDG; encoded by the coding sequence GTGGTCGGCGCGGACGGCATCCGCCGGGGGCTCCTGGTGCGGACGGTCTTCGCGGTCAAGCGCGGCTGGTACCGGCTGCGCTATCCGGGGCTGACCCTCGGGCAGGGCGTGGAGATCCGCGGCCGGATCCGCCTGCGCCGGGGGGTGCGGGTCAGCATCGGCGACCGCACCCGGCTGAACAAGCTGGTCCGGTTCGCCGGCCCCGGCCAGGTCCGGGTCGGCGTCGACTGCCTGCTCAACGCGACCTGGATCGGCACCTGGAGTTCGGTCACCATCGGCGACCGGTGCCTGCTGTCGAACTGCGAACTGCTGGACAGCGACTTCCACAACCTGCCCCCGCACCTGCGGCACGACCCGCCGACCGCGGCCACCCGTGCGCCGATCGTGGTCGAGGAGAACGTCTGGATCGGCGCCCACGCGCTGGTGCTCAAGGGCGTACGGATCGGCCGGGACGCCGTGGTGGGCGCGGCGACGGTGGTCCGTACGGACGTGCCACCGCGGGTGGTGGTGGTCGGCAACCCCCAACAGATGGTGAAGAAGTTCGATGGCTGA
- a CDS encoding glycosyl hydrolase, which translates to MARHGLHRRPRPAGPRRKALVLSVLGVTVAIGLLATTVPLLAADDHTVPASADTTATAVPQDGDNSAKSTLATCPARCDGNPRGAREAVLAFTVGDLPANAVNVRATLRVYAWQRFAATVTANASSLDARAARPTPLPAGATLDSVAGVAWGFNEWDVSGLVRGNGSWTVALAQAGLGTRIYWASSEHRDPDLRPRLLLSYDLGSRPSPTVTTPAAPSAAPTTTAGRPTASPSPTRSTPSPTPSAPSGRCGQVSEKLVPSCGAWWGMYTPASAAAGWDHGRAVAEVEAQVGRTFDIVHRYHDFSNTGSNGAFPDAYEQRQMREGRLLFFAWESRIFSAGAVLTWRDVYSGRYDATIDAVAGRIRAAGVPVFLGFDHEPEDEPAKGSDADFVRAWRHVHDRFAAAGADNAVWVWTMMGWSGHHHRYAGLYPGDRYVDWVAYDPYNFHVCNGSTVWKSPSITVGSFYRWLDEHGIGAGKPRMLAEFGTNFDAADPAAKRRWFEEFPAALKAHPKIKAAIYFNSAGMTTRSSRCDMTMNHDAAALAGFTRAGQDAYLRQPTGGNR; encoded by the coding sequence TTGGCTCGGCACGGACTGCACCGCCGCCCCCGGCCCGCCGGCCCCCGCCGCAAGGCGCTGGTGCTGAGCGTCCTCGGCGTCACGGTGGCGATCGGCCTGCTGGCCACCACGGTGCCGCTGCTGGCCGCCGACGACCACACCGTCCCGGCGAGCGCGGACACGACCGCCACGGCGGTGCCGCAGGACGGCGACAACAGCGCGAAGAGCACGCTGGCGACCTGCCCGGCCCGCTGCGACGGCAATCCCCGGGGTGCCCGGGAGGCGGTCCTCGCGTTCACCGTCGGTGACCTGCCGGCGAACGCGGTCAACGTCCGCGCCACCCTGCGGGTGTACGCCTGGCAGCGGTTCGCCGCGACGGTCACCGCGAACGCGTCGTCGCTGGACGCCCGGGCGGCCCGGCCGACCCCGCTGCCGGCGGGCGCCACGCTGGACAGCGTCGCCGGGGTGGCGTGGGGCTTCAACGAGTGGGACGTCTCGGGGCTGGTGCGCGGCAACGGCAGCTGGACGGTCGCCCTGGCGCAGGCCGGTCTGGGCACCCGGATCTACTGGGCGTCGAGCGAGCACCGCGACCCCGACCTGCGCCCCCGCCTGCTGCTCAGCTACGACCTCGGCAGCCGGCCCAGCCCGACCGTGACCACCCCGGCCGCCCCGTCCGCCGCGCCGACGACCACCGCCGGGCGGCCGACGGCGAGCCCGAGCCCGACCCGGAGCACGCCGAGCCCGACGCCGAGCGCGCCGAGCGGCCGCTGCGGCCAGGTGTCGGAGAAGCTGGTCCCGTCCTGCGGCGCCTGGTGGGGGATGTACACGCCGGCCAGCGCCGCCGCCGGCTGGGACCACGGCCGGGCGGTCGCCGAGGTGGAGGCGCAGGTCGGCCGGACCTTCGACATCGTGCACCGGTACCACGACTTCTCCAACACCGGCAGCAACGGCGCCTTCCCCGACGCGTACGAGCAGCGGCAGATGCGCGAGGGCCGGCTGCTCTTCTTCGCCTGGGAGTCCCGGATCTTCTCCGCCGGCGCCGTGCTGACCTGGCGTGATGTCTACAGTGGTCGGTACGACGCGACGATCGACGCGGTCGCCGGCCGGATCCGGGCCGCCGGCGTGCCGGTCTTCCTCGGCTTCGACCACGAGCCGGAGGACGAGCCGGCCAAGGGGAGCGACGCGGACTTCGTCCGGGCCTGGCGGCACGTGCACGACCGGTTCGCCGCGGCCGGCGCGGACAACGCGGTCTGGGTGTGGACGATGATGGGCTGGTCCGGCCACCACCACCGCTACGCCGGCCTCTACCCGGGCGACCGCTACGTCGACTGGGTGGCCTACGACCCGTACAACTTCCACGTCTGCAACGGCAGCACGGTGTGGAAGAGCCCGAGCATCACGGTCGGGAGCTTCTACCGCTGGCTGGATGAGCACGGCATCGGCGCCGGCAAGCCGCGGATGCTCGCCGAGTTCGGCACCAACTTCGACGCCGCCGACCCGGCGGCCAAGCGGCGCTGGTTCGAGGAGTTCCCGGCGGCGCTCAAGGCGCACCCGAAGATCAAGGCGGCGATCTACTTCAACTCGGCGGGGATGACCACCCGGTCGAGCAGGTGTGACATGACGATGAACCACGACGCCGCGGCGCTGGCCGGGTTCACCCGGGCCGGGCAGGACGCCTACCTGCGACAGCCGACTGGAGGCAATCGCTGA
- a CDS encoding shikimate dehydrogenase — protein MAVRRRAAVLGKPIAHSLSPVIHNAGYAAAGLTGWSYDRIECAAAELPDLVAGLGPEWAGLSVTMPGKEAALAVAAAASPVAVAVGAANTLVRRPDGSWYADNTDVGGMVEVLAGAGVRAGATVTVLGAGGTARAALAAAARLAAREVTVVARRAAAVEELRPVAHAVGVPLIGAAWADAADRCRADVVVSTVPKGVADPLAGTVAWRAGTVLFDALYDPWPTPLAAAAGAAGCRIVSGLDLLLAQAIGQFEQFTGVPAPRDAMAAALAAAR, from the coding sequence ATGGCGGTCCGACGGCGGGCGGCGGTGCTCGGCAAGCCGATCGCGCACTCGCTCTCCCCGGTGATCCACAACGCCGGCTACGCGGCGGCCGGGCTGACCGGGTGGTCGTACGACCGGATCGAGTGCGCCGCCGCGGAGCTGCCGGACCTGGTCGCCGGCCTGGGCCCGGAGTGGGCCGGGCTGTCGGTGACCATGCCGGGCAAGGAGGCGGCGCTCGCGGTGGCCGCGGCGGCCTCGCCGGTCGCCGTCGCCGTCGGCGCGGCCAACACGCTGGTCCGCCGCCCGGACGGCTCGTGGTACGCGGACAACACCGATGTCGGCGGCATGGTGGAGGTGCTCGCCGGGGCCGGCGTGCGGGCCGGTGCCACGGTGACGGTGCTCGGCGCGGGTGGCACCGCCCGCGCGGCGCTCGCCGCGGCGGCCCGCCTGGCTGCCCGCGAGGTGACCGTGGTGGCCCGCCGCGCGGCGGCGGTCGAGGAGTTGCGCCCGGTGGCCCACGCGGTCGGCGTCCCGCTGATCGGCGCGGCCTGGGCCGACGCCGCCGACCGCTGCCGCGCCGACGTGGTGGTCTCGACCGTCCCGAAGGGGGTCGCCGACCCGCTGGCCGGGACGGTCGCCTGGCGGGCCGGCACTGTGCTCTTCGACGCGCTCTACGACCCGTGGCCGACGCCGCTGGCCGCCGCGGCGGGCGCGGCCGGCTGCCGGATCGTCTCCGGGCTCGACCTGCTGCTGGCCCAGGCGATCGGCCAGTTCGAGCAGTTCACCGGCGTCCCGGCGCCCCGCGACGCGATGGCCGCCGCCCTCGCCGCGGCCCGCTGA
- the mltG gene encoding endolytic transglycosylase MltG encodes MIEDLDLGFDEQERGEKGRHRRGFAKKRNKRSGGRGKTVLALLLALVLLGGIGGGAFYGFDRIQNYFVTPDYDGAGTGEVTVEIKQGALIADMADALHAAGVVKSPKAFIEAAADNSRSKNIQPGLYKLRKQMSGESAVAAMLDLKNRIVNGLTIPEGRTAKNVYKLLSEQTKIPVKEFETAAKDPLELGVPDWWFKRTDGKKVKPSIEGFLYPDTYEIPPKATAESILKLMVENFLTVTGQMEFADRVQKERGGISPYEALIVASLAQAEAGNKDDLGKVARVAYNRVFGEFPCNCLEMDVTVNYYLELIGKPTKRSADMTDAELNDPKNPYNRKLRGLPPTPINNPGKQAMEGAMDPPAGKWLYFVAIDKEGHSAFAETYPEHERNMVKAREAGII; translated from the coding sequence ATGATTGAGGATCTGGACCTCGGGTTCGACGAGCAGGAGCGGGGGGAGAAGGGCCGGCACCGGCGCGGCTTCGCCAAGAAGCGGAACAAGCGTTCCGGCGGCCGGGGCAAGACCGTCCTGGCCCTGCTGCTCGCCCTGGTGCTGCTCGGCGGCATCGGCGGCGGCGCCTTCTACGGCTTCGACCGGATCCAGAACTACTTCGTCACGCCCGACTACGACGGCGCCGGCACCGGCGAGGTGACGGTCGAGATCAAGCAGGGCGCGCTCATCGCCGACATGGCCGACGCGCTGCACGCCGCCGGTGTGGTGAAGAGCCCCAAGGCGTTCATCGAGGCGGCGGCGGACAACTCCCGCAGCAAGAACATCCAGCCGGGCCTGTACAAGCTGCGCAAGCAGATGAGCGGGGAGAGCGCGGTCGCCGCCATGCTCGACCTGAAGAACCGGATCGTCAACGGCCTCACCATCCCCGAGGGCCGCACCGCCAAGAACGTCTACAAGCTGCTCTCCGAGCAGACCAAGATCCCGGTCAAGGAGTTCGAGACGGCGGCGAAGGACCCGCTGGAGCTCGGCGTGCCGGACTGGTGGTTCAAGCGCACCGACGGCAAGAAGGTCAAGCCGTCGATCGAGGGCTTCCTCTACCCGGACACCTACGAGATCCCGCCGAAGGCCACCGCGGAGAGCATCCTCAAGCTGATGGTGGAGAACTTCCTGACGGTCACCGGGCAGATGGAGTTCGCCGACCGGGTGCAGAAGGAGCGCGGCGGGATCAGCCCGTACGAGGCACTGATCGTGGCATCGCTGGCACAGGCGGAGGCGGGTAACAAGGACGACCTGGGCAAGGTGGCCCGGGTGGCCTACAACCGGGTGTTCGGCGAGTTCCCGTGCAACTGCCTGGAGATGGACGTCACGGTCAACTACTACCTGGAGTTGATCGGAAAACCGACCAAGCGCTCCGCCGACATGACCGACGCCGAGCTCAACGACCCGAAGAACCCGTACAACCGCAAGCTGCGCGGCCTGCCGCCGACCCCGATCAACAACCCGGGCAAGCAGGCCATGGAGGGTGCGATGGACCCGCCGGCGGGCAAGTGGCTGTACTTCGTGGCGATCGACAAGGAGGGTCACTCCGCTTTCGCGGAGACCTACCCGGAGCACGAGCGCAACATGGTCAAGGCCCGGGAGGCCGGGATCATCTGA
- the ruvX gene encoding Holliday junction resolvase RuvX, with protein sequence MTEASRGVRLGVDVGQVRVGVARSDPHGVLATPLVTLARDLAAAPDAVPSDIAELAALVAEHEAVEVVVGLPVNLAGKHGPAAVHAKAYADRLADVIAPVPVALTDERMSTVVASRRLAERGVRGKRQRAVVDQAAAVEILQSWLDAQRRRT encoded by the coding sequence GTGACGGAGGCGTCGCGTGGTGTCCGGCTCGGCGTGGACGTCGGGCAGGTCCGGGTCGGGGTCGCCCGCTCCGACCCGCACGGCGTGCTGGCCACCCCGCTGGTCACCCTCGCCCGCGACCTCGCCGCGGCGCCCGACGCGGTGCCGAGCGACATCGCCGAGCTCGCCGCGCTGGTCGCCGAGCACGAGGCGGTGGAGGTGGTGGTCGGCCTTCCGGTCAACCTCGCCGGCAAGCACGGTCCGGCCGCCGTCCACGCGAAGGCGTACGCTGACCGCTTGGCCGATGTAATAGCGCCTGTTCCGGTAGCGCTCACCGACGAGAGGATGTCCACGGTCGTGGCGTCTCGTAGGCTTGCCGAACGTGGCGTCCGGGGGAAACGGCAACGGGCGGTGGTCGACCAGGCCGCCGCGGTGGAGATTCTGCAGAGCTGGCTGGATGCGCAGCGGAGGCGGACGTAA
- the alaS gene encoding alanine--tRNA ligase, translated as MKTAEIKRRYLAHFEANGHTVVPSAPLPAISDPNLLFVNAGMVQFVPYFLGQQTPSYRRAVSVQKCIRTPDIDEVGKTSRHGTFFQMNGNFSFGDYFKDGAIPFAWDLVTKSQEQGGFGLDPERIWPTVYLDDDEAFDIWRSVGVPADRIVRRGKADNFWSMGIPGPCGPCSELFYDRGPEYGREGGPAVDEDRYMEFWNLVFMQYERGPGTGKEDYPILGELPAKNIDTGMGLERMASILQGVDNLYEIDEVRPILDKAAELTGKRYGARSGHVASESHPDDVRLRVVADHVRTALMLIGDGVTPSNEGRGYVLRRIMRRAIRAVRLLGWQDRALPELLPVARDCMSPSYPELASEFDRIADYAYAEEEAFVSTLRAGTTILDTAIAETRTAGGKSLSGAKAFQLHDTYGFPIDLTLEIAAEQGLSVDAEGFRRLMADQRARAKADAQARKTGHIDLSAYRGVLDAGGPVRFTGYSEVSRESTVRAVLGTAGPVGAAVEGDTIELVLDATPFYAEGGGQQPDHGMITVGDGQVEVLDVQQPVPGLIVHRARVVRGEVRPGQTGFAEIDTSRRRAISRSHTATHLVHQTMRNFLGESATQAGSLNAPGRLRFDFNTPTGVAPSVLRDVEQQVNEVLLADLEVHAFITSLEEARRIGAMALFGEKYGEEVRVVEVGDYARELCGGTHVARSGQLGLVKILSESSIGSGVRRVEALVGMDAFNFLAREHLLVARLAELYRVPSDQVADRVEQTVTQLRDAEKELEKLRAQLVLGGAAALAAQAKDVRGIAYVGTEAPEGAAGNDVRTLAQEIRGKIDPARPAVVAVAARSGGKASLVVAVNQAARSRGIGAADLVKAALSGRGGGSPDLAQGGGLPAAEAANLLLTVEKAIAEA; from the coding sequence ATGAAGACGGCGGAGATCAAGCGGCGGTACCTCGCCCACTTCGAGGCGAACGGTCACACCGTGGTGCCGTCCGCTCCGCTGCCCGCCATCAGCGACCCGAACCTGCTGTTCGTCAACGCCGGCATGGTGCAGTTCGTCCCGTACTTCCTGGGCCAGCAGACCCCGTCCTACCGGCGGGCGGTGAGCGTCCAGAAGTGCATCCGCACCCCGGACATCGACGAGGTCGGCAAGACCAGCCGGCACGGCACGTTCTTCCAGATGAACGGCAACTTCTCCTTCGGTGACTACTTCAAGGACGGGGCGATCCCGTTCGCCTGGGACCTGGTCACGAAGTCGCAGGAGCAGGGCGGCTTCGGCCTCGACCCGGAACGGATCTGGCCGACGGTCTACCTCGACGACGACGAGGCGTTCGACATCTGGCGCTCGGTCGGCGTGCCGGCCGACCGGATCGTGCGCCGCGGCAAGGCGGACAACTTCTGGTCGATGGGCATCCCGGGCCCGTGTGGCCCGTGCTCGGAGCTGTTCTACGACCGCGGCCCGGAGTACGGCCGCGAGGGCGGCCCGGCGGTCGACGAGGACCGCTACATGGAGTTCTGGAACCTCGTCTTCATGCAGTACGAGCGGGGCCCGGGCACCGGCAAGGAGGACTACCCGATCCTCGGCGAGCTGCCGGCGAAGAACATCGACACCGGCATGGGCCTGGAGCGGATGGCCTCGATCCTGCAGGGGGTCGACAACCTCTACGAGATCGACGAGGTCCGGCCGATCCTGGACAAGGCCGCCGAGCTGACCGGGAAGCGGTACGGCGCGCGCTCCGGCCACGTGGCCAGCGAGTCGCACCCGGACGACGTGCGGCTGCGGGTGGTCGCCGACCACGTGCGCACCGCGCTGATGCTGATCGGCGACGGGGTGACCCCGAGCAACGAGGGGCGTGGCTACGTGCTGCGCCGGATCATGCGCCGGGCGATCCGGGCGGTGCGGCTGCTCGGCTGGCAGGACCGGGCGCTGCCCGAGCTGCTGCCGGTGGCCCGGGACTGCATGTCCCCGTCCTACCCGGAGCTGGCGAGCGAGTTCGACCGGATCGCCGACTACGCGTACGCGGAGGAGGAGGCGTTCGTGTCCACCCTGCGCGCGGGCACCACGATCCTGGACACCGCGATCGCGGAGACCCGGACCGCGGGCGGGAAGAGCCTCTCCGGCGCAAAGGCGTTCCAGCTGCACGACACGTACGGCTTCCCGATCGACCTGACCCTGGAGATCGCGGCCGAGCAGGGGCTCTCGGTGGACGCCGAGGGCTTCCGCCGGCTGATGGCCGACCAGCGGGCCCGGGCCAAGGCCGACGCGCAGGCCCGCAAGACCGGGCACATCGACCTGTCGGCGTACCGCGGGGTGCTCGACGCCGGCGGCCCGGTGCGGTTCACCGGCTACAGCGAGGTGTCCCGGGAGTCCACCGTCCGGGCGGTGCTCGGCACGGCCGGGCCGGTCGGCGCGGCGGTCGAGGGCGACACGATCGAGCTGGTGCTCGACGCCACTCCGTTCTACGCCGAGGGCGGTGGGCAGCAGCCCGACCACGGCATGATCACGGTGGGCGACGGCCAGGTCGAGGTCCTCGACGTGCAGCAGCCGGTGCCCGGGCTGATCGTGCACCGGGCCCGGGTGGTCCGGGGCGAGGTGCGGCCCGGTCAGACCGGCTTCGCCGAGATCGACACCAGCCGGCGGCGGGCCATCTCCCGCTCGCACACCGCCACCCACCTGGTGCACCAGACCATGCGCAACTTCCTCGGCGAGTCCGCCACCCAGGCCGGTTCGCTGAACGCGCCCGGGCGGCTGCGGTTCGACTTCAACACCCCGACCGGGGTGGCGCCGAGCGTGCTGCGCGACGTCGAGCAGCAGGTCAACGAGGTGCTCCTGGCCGACCTGGAGGTGCACGCCTTCATCACCTCGCTGGAGGAGGCGCGCCGGATCGGGGCGATGGCCCTGTTCGGCGAGAAGTACGGCGAGGAGGTGCGGGTCGTCGAGGTCGGCGACTACGCCCGCGAGCTGTGCGGCGGCACCCACGTGGCGCGCTCCGGCCAGCTCGGCCTGGTCAAGATCCTCTCCGAGTCGTCGATCGGCTCCGGGGTGCGCCGGGTCGAGGCGCTGGTCGGCATGGACGCGTTCAACTTCCTGGCCCGCGAGCACCTGCTGGTCGCCCGGCTCGCCGAGCTGTACCGGGTGCCCAGCGACCAGGTCGCCGACCGGGTCGAGCAGACCGTCACCCAGCTGCGCGACGCCGAGAAGGAGCTGGAGAAGCTCCGCGCCCAGTTGGTGCTCGGCGGTGCGGCGGCGCTCGCCGCGCAGGCCAAGGACGTGCGCGGGATCGCCTACGTGGGCACCGAGGCGCCGGAGGGCGCGGCCGGCAACGACGTGCGGACGCTGGCCCAGGAGATCCGCGGCAAGATCGACCCGGCCCGGCCGGCGGTGGTGGCCGTGGCCGCCCGCTCGGGCGGCAAGGCGTCCCTGGTGGTGGCGGTGAACCAGGCCGCGCGGAGCCGGGGGATCGGTGCCGCCGACCTGGTCAAGGCGGCCCTGTCCGGGCGTGGCGGGGGCAGCCCCGACCTCGCCCAGGGCGGTGGGCTGCCGGCGGCGGAAGCCGCGAACCTGCTGCTCACGGTCGAGAAGGCGATCGCCGAGGCGTGA
- a CDS encoding DUF948 domain-containing protein, with protein MDFGEVAALIAAIAFAMLVLILTLPILRLRHTVDATTRMINDLNDRTAPLLGDVNATVKNVNTALEQVQTSLDGVNLQLAKVDTMTSHAQNITANVANLAAVVSAAAANPLVKVAAFGYGVRKAAAARRHAETEREVRDTIKQQRRAAKRGNR; from the coding sequence GTGGACTTTGGAGAGGTCGCGGCGCTGATCGCGGCGATCGCGTTCGCGATGCTGGTGTTGATCCTGACGCTGCCCATCCTGCGGCTGCGGCACACCGTGGACGCCACCACCCGGATGATCAACGACCTCAACGACCGCACCGCGCCACTGCTCGGCGACGTCAACGCCACGGTGAAGAACGTGAACACCGCGCTCGAGCAGGTGCAGACCTCGCTGGACGGGGTGAACCTGCAACTGGCCAAGGTCGACACCATGACCAGCCACGCGCAGAACATCACCGCCAACGTGGCGAACCTGGCCGCCGTCGTCTCCGCCGCGGCCGCCAACCCGTTGGTCAAGGTGGCGGCCTTCGGCTACGGCGTCCGCAAGGCCGCCGCCGCCCGCCGGCACGCCGAGACCGAGCGCGAGGTGCGCGACACCATCAAGCAGCAGCGCCGGGCCGCCAAGCGCGGTAACCGCTGA
- a CDS encoding replication-associated recombination protein A, which yields MESDALFSLGEPAGAPSAPAGSGGVDGFTAVAADSPLPVRMRPASLDELVGQDHLLAPGAPLRQLVSGGAPMSVILWGPPGSGKTTIAHLVARATDRRFVAMSALSAGVKDVRAVIDTARRQRRSGGPQTVLFIDEVHRFSKTQQDSLLAAVEDRTVTLLAATTENPYFSVISPLLSRCVLLTLQPLGDAAVRGLLRRAVADQRGLAGALTLETDAEDHLVRLAGGDVRKALTALEAAAASATALGTGRIDLATAEQAVDVAAVRYDRAGDAHYDVTSAFIKSMRGSDVDAALHWLARMLVAGEDARFIARRLVIFASEDVGMADPGALGVATAAAHAVEYVGLPEAQLNLAQAVIHLATAPKSNSATTAIGAAIADVRAGRGGPVPRGLRDAHYAGAKGLGHGTGYRYPHDDQRGVVTQQYVPDDLVGTDYYQPSQHGAERAVATRLPLLRRIVRGLPAPAAPAEARPEGAATEQSTRPVAPVGGDASGNGRRSMGPGAGAAQAGGSNAAGEGQQ from the coding sequence ATGGAGTCCGACGCCCTCTTCTCCCTCGGTGAACCCGCCGGAGCGCCCAGCGCCCCCGCGGGTTCCGGCGGTGTGGACGGGTTCACCGCGGTAGCGGCGGATTCGCCCCTGCCCGTCCGGATGCGCCCGGCGAGCCTCGACGAGCTGGTCGGGCAGGACCACCTGCTCGCCCCGGGCGCCCCGCTGCGGCAGCTGGTCTCCGGCGGCGCGCCGATGTCGGTCATCCTGTGGGGGCCGCCGGGCAGCGGCAAGACCACTATCGCGCACCTGGTGGCCCGGGCCACCGACCGTCGGTTCGTCGCCATGTCGGCGCTCTCCGCCGGGGTCAAGGACGTCCGCGCGGTGATCGACACCGCCCGCCGCCAGCGCCGTTCGGGCGGCCCGCAGACCGTGCTCTTCATCGACGAGGTGCACCGGTTCAGCAAGACCCAGCAGGACTCACTCCTCGCCGCGGTCGAGGACCGCACCGTCACGCTGCTCGCCGCGACCACCGAGAACCCGTACTTCTCGGTCATCTCGCCGCTGCTGTCCCGGTGCGTGCTGCTCACCCTGCAGCCGCTGGGCGACGCGGCGGTGCGCGGCCTGCTGCGCCGCGCGGTCGCCGACCAGCGCGGCCTGGCCGGCGCGCTCACCCTGGAGACCGACGCCGAGGACCACCTGGTGCGGCTCGCCGGTGGTGACGTCCGCAAGGCGCTCACCGCGCTCGAGGCGGCCGCCGCCTCCGCGACCGCGCTCGGCACCGGCCGGATCGACCTGGCCACCGCCGAGCAGGCGGTCGACGTGGCGGCGGTCCGCTACGACCGGGCCGGCGACGCCCACTACGACGTGACCAGCGCGTTCATCAAGAGCATGCGCGGCTCGGACGTGGACGCCGCGCTGCACTGGCTGGCCCGGATGCTGGTGGCCGGCGAGGACGCCCGGTTCATCGCCCGCCGCCTGGTCATCTTCGCCAGCGAGGACGTGGGCATGGCCGACCCGGGCGCGCTGGGCGTGGCCACCGCCGCGGCGCACGCCGTGGAGTACGTCGGCCTGCCGGAGGCGCAGCTCAACCTCGCCCAGGCGGTGATCCACCTGGCCACCGCACCGAAGTCGAACTCGGCCACCACCGCGATCGGGGCGGCCATCGCCGACGTACGGGCCGGTCGGGGCGGTCCGGTGCCGCGCGGGCTGCGCGACGCGCACTACGCCGGCGCCAAGGGGCTCGGTCACGGCACCGGCTACCGCTACCCGCACGACGACCAGCGCGGCGTGGTCACCCAGCAGTACGTGCCGGACGACCTCGTCGGCACCGACTACTACCAGCCCAGCCAGCATGGCGCCGAGCGGGCGGTGGCCACCCGGCTGCCCCTGCTGCGGCGGATCGTCCGGGGCCTGCCGGCACCGGCCGCCCCGGCGGAGGCCCGGCCGGAGGGCGCGGCGACCGAGCAGAGCACGCGACCGGTGGCGCCGGTCGGGGGGGACGCGTCGGGCAACGGCCGTCGGTCCATGGGCCCGGGCGCCGGCGCGGCACAGGCAGGCGGCAGCAACGCCGCCGGGGAGGGTCAGCAGTGA
- a CDS encoding GNAT family N-acetyltransferase translates to MIIADQVLEGRDAILAAAGHHPYARHALWRGGRPRGWQRDGALVWLLPADHGPAGGALGAATAAVEVAARLAAAGALTPGQWLHLPRLAPAALDGRLAVDRQDEWDFQWTTSAPPPQPDEERVVRLTEADHPALAELIDRAFPSTTSRPGDPRVVDWYGIRDGDRLVACGADRSRGDIGFLAGLTVAPDRRGRGLGAALTAGMTRALFADHDTVALGVYTANVGAVRLYRRLGFTNTLPRSSVRLT, encoded by the coding sequence ATGATCATCGCCGACCAGGTCCTGGAGGGGCGGGACGCGATCCTGGCGGCCGCCGGCCACCACCCGTACGCCCGGCACGCGCTCTGGCGCGGCGGGCGGCCGCGCGGCTGGCAGCGCGACGGCGCCCTGGTCTGGCTGCTCCCCGCCGACCACGGGCCGGCCGGCGGCGCGCTCGGCGCCGCCACGGCGGCGGTCGAGGTGGCCGCCAGGCTGGCCGCCGCCGGGGCGCTCACACCGGGCCAGTGGCTGCACCTGCCCCGGCTCGCCCCAGCGGCACTGGACGGGCGGCTCGCGGTGGACCGGCAGGACGAGTGGGACTTCCAGTGGACCACCAGCGCGCCGCCGCCCCAGCCCGACGAGGAGCGGGTGGTCCGGCTCACCGAGGCCGACCACCCGGCGCTCGCCGAGCTGATCGACCGCGCCTTCCCCAGCACCACCTCGCGCCCGGGCGATCCCCGGGTGGTCGACTGGTACGGCATCCGCGACGGCGACCGGCTGGTCGCCTGCGGGGCGGACCGCAGCCGGGGCGACATCGGCTTCCTCGCCGGCCTGACCGTCGCGCCCGACCGGCGTGGCCGGGGCCTGGGTGCGGCGCTCACCGCCGGGATGACCCGGGCCCTGTTCGCCGACCACGACACCGTGGCCCTCGGCGTCTACACGGCCAACGTCGGCGCGGTCCGCCTCTACCGCCGCCTCGGCTTCACCAACACCCTCCCCCGCAGCTCGGTCCGCCTCACCTAA